One window from the genome of Pieris napi chromosome 3, ilPieNapi1.2, whole genome shotgun sequence encodes:
- the LOC125048477 gene encoding zinc finger protein 1 isoform X3 — protein sequence MKVHSSLMGVGGWYETFAAGWLAEMRSKKVPTSTTSARRLAAFMGPLAGSGPEIKPEEEEERGGSPLGPGGPFSCSQCRGAYPTRDQLEKHETLHSPSTQVDTLRYTCNICYKSFPKMNQLQRHAISHNESPDLRKYKCNNCDKAFKHNHHLKEHLRIHSGEKPFQCLNCGKRFSHSGSYSSHMTSKKCLAMNLKMGRIKSNNKLYNRNISPGLKQEDDVLHVPADISKSLENNPAMPMLAKYKEAAALFASIITQKSGYNPELHPGLPDHRANPGYTPLPDNVTTNTNEFSLYAFPNSFNYMQHLTYQAQLSRNIKMQSKCYMAPEALIEEDLEEEDRKSDGSADLIMDVEDDQNESSLENENGLNGNDTKVEASLTFNSLLESVNASVNRHFLRTFQGKASTSEASSIVVKNVVFDCKDDLNHQEENIGSKGCEKNPNDSDKKLRVRTALTDKQQLMLREQYNLNPRPNREQFKKIAQIVGLDSRVVQVWFQNNRARERRSSQGTFIGDQPLDLSIKKIDETSTSGSPACLSVVISDSEEAINLSQKSSRSPSPSRYNAYSHSNCSSPLTDIRFSPSPTEANNGNKEPKFSNNPSISIGKLLHYHDLAKGSYPSLQLYGTDTPGTNRQLWNPINERPRSNERTTELFEEDMSLPKNSKLKEKENRDEERLFACDQCDKTFVKQGSLVRHKYEHSGQRPYKCAECPKSFKHKHHLTEHKRLHTGEKPFQCCKCLKKFSHSGSYSQHMNHRFAICKPYRD from the exons TGGGTCCCCTGGCGGGTAGTGGGCCTGAGATTAAGCCTGAGGAGGAGGAAGAGCGGGGCGGGTCCCCGCTGGGCCCCGGAGGGCCGTTTAGCTGCAGCCAGTGCCGCGGTGCGTACCCCACGAGGGACCAGCTTGAGAAGCACGAGACGCTGCACTCGCCGAGCACTCAGGTGGATACCCTCAGATAT ACTTGCAACATCTGCTACAAGAGCTTTCCAAAAATGAATCAACTGCAACGACATGCCATAAGTCACAACGAGAGCCCAGATCTTCGTAAATATAAGTGCAACAATTGTGACAAAGCGTTCAAGCACAATCATCACCTTAAAGAGCATTTAAGGATACATAGCGGAGAAAAACCTTTTCAATGCTTAAACTGTGGAAAAAGATTTTCCCATTCGGGTTCATATTCGTCGCATATGACATCGAAAAAATGTTTGgcaatgaatttaaaaatgggCAGAATTAAGTCTAACAACAAGCTTTACAATCGAAATATCAGTCCCGGTCTGAAGCAAGAGGACGATGTATTACATGTGCCGGCAGATATAAGTAAAAGCCTCGAAAACAATCCAGCCATGCCTATGCTAGCCAAGTATAAAGAAGCCGCAGCATTATTCGCATCGATAATAACTCAAAAGTCCGGTTACAACCCGGAACTGCATCCGGGGCTTCCGGATCATCGAGCAAATCCAGGTTATACACCATTGCCTGACAATGTAACCACAAATACAAACGAATTTTCTCTTTATGCTTTCCCAAATTCGTTTAACTATATGCAGCACTTAACTTATCAAGCACAGTTGagcagaaatattaaaatgcaaTCTAAATGTTATATGGCACCCGAAGCTTTGATCGAAGAAGACTTAGAGGAAGAAGATAGAAAGTCCGACGGAAGCGCAGATCTTATTATGGATGTAGAAGACGACCAAAACGAAAGTTCTTTGGAGAATGAGAACGGTTTAAATGGCAATGACACTAAAGTGGAAGCTTCTTTAACGTTTAACTCGTTGCTTGAATCAGTTAATGCTTCTGTAAATAGACATTTTCTGAGGACCTTTCAAGGCAAGGCCTCAACATCTGAGGCGTCATCGATAGTTGTCAAAAATGTGGTATTTGATTGTAAAGACGACTTAAATCATCAAGAAGAAAACATAGGAAGCAAAGGCtgtgaaaaaaatccaaatgaTTCGGATAAAAAACTGCGAGTTCGAACGGCATTAACTGATAAACAACAACTAATGTTAAGAGAACAGTATAATCTAAACCCACGGCCCAATAGggaacaatttaaaaaaatcgcacaGATAGTTGGACTTGACAGCAGAGTAGTGCAAGTTTGGTTTCAAAATAATAGAGCCAGAGAACGCCGCTCCAGCCAGGGAACATTTATTGGCGATCAGCCTCTTGATttatccataaaaaaaattgacgaaACAAGTACCTCTGGTTCTCCTGCCTGTTTATCCGTGGTGATTTCTGACTCGGAAGaagcaataaatttaagccaAAAGTCGTCTCGGAGCCCGTCTCCAAGTCGCTACAATGCTTACTCACATTCCAATTGTTCCTCGCCTCTCACTGATATTCGTTTTTCACCATCTCCAACTGAAGCTAATAATGGGAATAAGGAACCAAAATTTTCGAACAACCCTTCAATATCAATAGGAAAGTTACTTCATTACCATGATCTAGCAAAGGGTAGTTATCCATCTCTTCAATTATACGGCACTGATACGCCCGGAACTAATAGACAACTGTGGAATCCAATTAACGAACGACCTCGTAGTAACGAGCGTACCACTGAACTTTTCGAAGAAGACATGTCACTCCCTAAAAACAGCAAGttgaaagaaaaagaaaatcgAGACGAAGAACGACTGTTTGCCTGCGATCAATGCGATAAAACCTTCGTGAAACAAGGTTCATTAGTCAGACATAAATACGAACATTCAg GTCAGCGGCCATATAAATGCGCCGAGTGCCCGAAATCATTCAAGCACAAGCACCATCTGACGGAGCACAAGAGGCTGCACACCGGGGAGAAGCCGTTTCAGTGCTGCAAGTGCCTCAAGAAGTTCTCCCACTCCGGCTCCTACAGTCAGCACATGAACCATCGGTTCGCCATTTGCAAGCCTTATCGAGACTGA